TTAGGTGACACTTTGCCAAATTGTTCTGTGTGGTTTCCAAACACTCCAGCATCTAAGTTCTCTTTTAGTACAGGTTCCTACCTTTAATTCTCATGACTTACCTggaatatctttttttatttttgactaaaTAACCTGGACTTTGgcccacacagttggtgtagtggttaggactcttgcctttgcagcaagaaaacccAGATCCTcaacctttctgcatggagtttgcgtgcatgcttcctcccacagtccaaaaacatgcaatatggggattaggtaaattggaaactctaaatttaccatgggtgtgagagtgaatggttgtttgtctctatatgtggccttgtgatggactggcgacctgtccagggtgtaccccattggcacagtgccccccatgacccacatgtggaggataaaatggatggatgaacctGGACTTTGCTTAAACTGCACACCTATTGTTTATTGTGGCCTTGGCTTCTTCGCTGGCAGTGTCAAACAAATCTGACTTGTGATGATTTCCCATTGTGTTTCTTGTCTCATTATGCTGTGTTTATCCCAATGAATGGTTCCTCACTGTTCTATCCATAGCTCAAAAGACCAAACTAAGTACTGAAGTATATCAAATCCATCTCCTTTGTGGAATTTAAGGGTTTTGAACGTATGCAATTCCTTATTTAATTATTACAACAGTTTTTCAACAGTTTTGAATCCCCATAAGCGCTTCAAAGATTACATTTTAAGCATGGAGTGCGTGAGTCGCTGCAGATGAAAGGAATCTGTCGCACAAACTGAGCGGACCCCCTGTGACGCGTCACATCACCATCCATTCACAGCTTCATTAGCCAAGACTGTAGTGATGCTGTAGTGCGTGGATGTGGAGtaaagagggaggggggggggctacAGCTGATCCTGAGCACCTGCACGTGGCGGAGGACTGTCTTCATTCCCTTTACTCGACCCCCAGCCTCCTCCAGCAGATCAAACTTCTCCTCACAACGCCAACCATGAGCTCCTCTCTCCCAAAGAGCGAGTCCACTACTTCTCTGCTCAAGTCGTCGGCGCTGAACCGCAGGTCTGCGCACGCGGATCACGGTCCTCACGGTCCTCACGGTCAGAGGAGTCACCGCTATCACTGTCATCCCACCGGAGCTGGAGGCAGCGAAGATGCTGCGGACTGGACTGAGGACTGCGAGCCCAGCGCGCGCAGACCACTCTGTCAGCCAAGACACGCTGACTCTCGAAGTTCAGCTGGTCATCAGCGGATGCAGAAAAGTCATTCTCACAGACAAGCCAGCCTGATGGATGATGGTTACCCCCCTGAGGATGAGAGGCACGGGGCGAGCAGGCACCACAAAGAGCGCAGCAAGTCCTGCAAGTCCAAGCTGCCTCCCGCAGTgctgcaccaccaccacagcgGCGCCGGGCAGGACAGGAGGATTTCTCCAACGCCGTCTCAACCCAAATCTGACGCGGACgacaccactttctttttcgaGCCCAGGAAGAGAGTCATCACCGGGTCGACCTCCACCCTCAGCTCCGACACACCTGCTACCTGCAGCGCACCtgttcaccaccaccaccgccaccaccacacATCCAGCCGCAAACCCAAAAGACTGAGCACACCCTCCTCTGATTCCAGTCTTCATCCCATTGTGAAGTCCGTGTTTGGCCAGGTAAGcatgtgacattttcaaaagtaTAGAAAGGCAGTCTGCagataaaataacacaactgtAGAGCAACATTACAACaacacatacataaaacaaatctttctatAGTGTGATGCAATGTCCATTCACCAATTTGCAAAGGCAAGACTTCAAAAAAGTCTTTTTTACCTAGGCTTCAGTAACAGGTGTTGACgttttctataaaaaaaagacacaaatatgaatgaaaaaaaagacaaaaatgacaacataCAGCAAAGAGGTGTATTTAAGGGTTACTCAGTAACCCATAAATACAGCCAGTCACCATCTCTCAATCGACTCACATGTATTCCAATTACATAACACTGTAATTGTTCTCTAAGACTCCGAGACTAAGACATCACTACGAGCCACATGGTGGTGATAGTATTGCCATTAATGGTACTTTTGGCTTTTTGTACATCCTGTACataaaagtacaatatagaTGGATAGATTCTGTGTTAGAGACTTTAACGACCAATGATGTTCAGTTCATGGACGTCAGGACACACATCACTGTCACATGTGAGGAAAAGGGCACATGTAGAGTATACATTCTTATAAACAAGAGCAGAATCAGTTTCAGCAGGTGGAGCTTCACCTGTGATGAAACTGCTCAGCCATATGTGACCTCACCTTCAGTCACCCCAGTTCAGGCTGATTAAAAAATGGACTCAGGTGTGTCACGCCTCCCCCAATATGAACGTGGCTCTCATTGTGGCTGTTGCCTGAACAACAGCTGTGGGATCGACTTTCTCGTGTGCGTGGAAAAAACTTTTCAGCAATGAAAGCTCATcaacacacgcactcacacacaaaggTAAGTGAGCCCTCGTACTGATGCTACACATAATAGAGACACGTTATTATCCCTGTCACCTTCACTGACCCTGTGATGAGAGTCCAGGGCAAAatatctctccctcccttcatcACCTGCTCACCAACTAACACACCAGGTCACGACAAGGCACCATATTTTCTCCCCGCTCGGGCTGATCATGCAGCTGATCCCGGCGTTCTCCTTGTGTCACTGAAATCCTCCCGTCTGTGTTGATGATAAAAAGCTCAAGAGGAGACAATTACCTCTGTGTGTGCTAATGTGTTCCAGAAATAACTGCTCTCAATCCAGGCCAGAGCTTCAATCAGTCTTAGGGGTTCCACTGAGGCGAAATCCATGCAGTGGCGGTGTGCTATATAAAACCGGCAGAAGTGAAGAAGCATGTGGAAATTCGTGGTTTTTCTCTTCCATTGAATCTCCCCATAATCTTTTGAAATGTTGATGTGAAATTCACCTGCAATTCATAGATTTTCCATCGTGCAGTGAGCACAAAATTGTGTCTGAAAAGGGTCGAACTTGCTTTTGCAAGCACAATATATTCTGTCATTTGAGTGAGAATTattaacaaaatgaaaatcaacATTAGTCATGTCAAAATTTAAAACCTGAGTGATACTGAAACCACTGTGGAGCATTTTAGACATGCTGTTAAtagtaaagaaaatgaagtattagTCGTGCACAACAGTGTGAGGAATCCAGAAAGAGTGAGTGATGAACTTTATGAGCAAGAATGAAAACGAAAGAGCGATTGAACGTGCACGTTTCGGGTCAGTTTTCATGGTTAGATTTCTTACACACAGCCAACTCTTGGGTTTTCTTATATAACAACAAGATCTACAGCACATACTATCTCAACACAACTCAGTGGCTGCCAGTGGAAGACGCTAAAAATAGCTCATCAGGACCTGATTATGGAGGAGGACaggaatatttattttattattacttctttttgtttgtgtaggtTTTGCAATAAAATCATTCCCATTTGAGTTATAGAATTGTAGAGTTTGTTGACATACAGAGTAAATATTCCACATTTTGGCAAACATGCTGCCTGACTTAAAATCATGTGATTTCCAGCCCGAGGAAACGTTCTTGTATTATTATGTGCTTTCATATTCATTAGATGAATCACGAGTACCAACAGACGAGTGAGGGGGTTAGAATAAGGACAAATGCGCTTTTGTTTTGCAGCTCAGCTGTAATAGATTGgttgttttttatctttatacCATTCAGGTTAATTTCAAGGGTAAAATGGATAGTTTCTTTTTGTTCCAGTAGAAAGTCTTAACAATCACTACATACTTTAGATTGTGTCACCTTCACCGATTTTGTTCTACAAACCTTGCAAGAAAATCAGATGTGTGTTGAGAAAAAgacattgtatttttattttttttggaattaaatttaaaagaaagaatgtgtgtttcaaccagcagagggagcaagTTGAGCTTGTGCCAATAGGCTCAAATTCATTGAGAGAAAGTGTTGGGGAAAGCAAAGGAGACGTGACCAGTGTCACACCAGCGAGCAAGGAAAAGTGACTGCATGGGCAGGGAAAGAAAGTGAAGTAAGGAAAAGGACATCGAGTAAAATAGGAAGAGAGTTACTTTGCTGGAAGACTTGATCAAAGGCATGGAACTCACTTCCCCCGCTCCCTCCTAACAGATCTGACAACAAAGCAAGGAAACGTCTTCAAACACAGATTAGCCCTTCACTTCCTCGACTGAGTTTCTTGCGACTCATCTCTCACTCGCAGCTGCTGATGTTCCCCGtctcctcttcctttttttattcgCCCTCACAGTACCTCTCTCTCCCCGTTCTCCCCTCATTCTTCTGCCATGCAGGGTCACACTGACCTTGATGACAtctgagagagagtgaaaggacTGTGGAGATAATGCAGCACAAAACTGAGCAGATGACGGAGGAAAGACGGTGAAAAGGAGACTATAGCTTGATCATGGTATTCACCACGGCATATGCCTCCAGCATGTCTACAGTATAGCGTGGGCTATTTTTAGACACAGATGGGTATTTTTATGTCTCAGCCGGCCGAGGAGGAAGTAGGAAATTCACTCTTTGGCTAAATCCCATTTTGTGATGAGGATTAGGCAGTGAGATGTAAAGTGCCTGAGAGCACAACTGCACACGCTGCAATGTTAAGTTTATGCATCTGCACGATGAGGCTAAATATCTATGGAAGGGCAAAATCAGAGAggcacagtgagacagaggacGAGGGGGTAAATGAgtcagaggtaaaaaaaaaagaaaagaaagaggtttAATTGACTAAAGTGGGACGTGTCAATATTTTTTCCTCTGGTGACGCACTCGCCCTTTAATCTGGCCAATGGCTGAAATACCAGAATAAAAGTTGAATGAGTTATTCAGTGGTAAGATTAACGGTGACGTTTCAGGCCACAGATGACGCAAGTGTGTATTTTATGCTCTTTTTATGGCCTAAATGACGCCTGACGGTGAcaaaaaatgaacacacaaaatctCCCATGGTCACTGATTATCACATTTTGTGCCTTTGTCTTCACGTCCTGATGCACTGCAGTGGAAACTTGGTACTGTAGCTTAAATGACTCGTTTGACCATGAGATGATGGCATTTCATTTCCACTTTgcgattaataataaaaaaaaagcctcttgtCTTATTTTTGGAAAAGAGCAGCTCAgtggacagaaataaaaaaaggttaatgATGAACCCACAATAGCTTGTAATTACACTCATCCTTCTACATCTCTCAGCTCATTTAACACACTGGATGAAACTGAATACATTTGACcttgaaatctttgctaaaaaGCAAAAGCAGTCATTACTAGTGTCTCTGCACATTAGCATTCTGCCGTGCATGCGGATCATTTTGCATTGTTGGCATTGTAACGTGACACTGTTGTTAGTGACGAGCCTGCAGAATGATTTGAAAAAGCAGATCAACTTTTCTCCCCGGGATTATGCGTCCGCTTGCAAGAAGTTACATAAATGTGAAGAAGTCAATTGTGTGCAACTAAGTGAACaagaggggagggaaaaaaaggagagaagggtaTAGCctaagaggaggagagaggaggggagagcaGAGAGACGGATCCCATGCCCGTGCTACACTACTGTCTGACATTATGTGAACTGACGGCTCCTGTGTCTGACGTCTGATGTATTCTGAAGTTCACAATGAGCCTCCAGTGAGAGGATGGATGAATCATCCGGCAGAGCAACAcagaggagctgcagagacGCTGAATGGAAGCTCGGTCTGAAACGGCTCCggtgtgaatgtgtttattgaAATAGCAGAGAATGGACAAGGTCAAACAGGAGAGGTAAATAAGACTGCCAGTGAAGTCAGCTCAGGAGCAAAGCTTTCAGGTGATGAATAAATTGCATGCAGTGGTGGAAGAAGTACTCGGACGTTTGCAGAAATTTGATTTCACATCTGTTAAAGCAAAGCTTCTCTGTGCTCTCCTTAAATCTCAGTTAAAAATTGTGCATTTGAACGTCGTTTTTATGGAAACCATATCGGTGCggattatttttatgttttaaatccatggttctcaaactgtggtacatgtaccaccagtggtacgcaagcttcctctggtggtacttatgaggggagctgaggaattttgactggaGTGCGTAGTCACATCATCTCTCACTCCAtattaatctaatttcactatatcaTTGTAAggggaggatgatgagagagcaaatgatcttattaggaataaatcttcctcctgtgaaaagtctgtactgcatttggtataaaaagtttgagaacctctgttttatgtcatttatggATGGGATCTTTAACTTACAAAAAACATTACTGTATCTCTTGTAGTGAACTTTATACAGGCCTGCAGAGAAGCACAAATTAATTCTGACTCAAAGCAACTTTATAGCTCAACCTGATTCTAATCAGCTAAACGTATCACGACTGTATTACCTCATCTCACCACATACGGAGAAACCTGTGCTCAGTTTTATCTACATGACGCCATTTCATTTAATCTGGAGTCAAAGAGTGACCATTACTTTAAGGCTTATAAAGACGCACGACACAGCACATTATACGTCATCAAATTCACCTGTGAAAGATATATTTAATTAAAGAACAAATACAACATGTGactattaaataaatgtagtggcacaaaaaagaaattcagaACAGTAGCAATAGCCTGAATTAAGATTGGTTTTACATCCTGGGTGGTTCAGAATCCTTATTTGTAATTTCTGAATCCAAATCTGAATTCAAATCCTTCAAGCTTAACATGACTTTGTGATGGTTTTGCatctttatatgtgtgtgtgtgcatgtgtgtgtctgtgggagagagagaaggagaaaaagtaGGGGGATGGATGCTGAGGGTAGCGTAGGGAGGGATATGGGAGAGTAGGGGGAAGAGTAAGCGTGTTATATTTTTAGCTTCACAGCCCCATATCCATGTGAGTTTaatcgagtgtgtgtgtgtgtgtatgtgtgtgtgcttgtgcttgcgcgtgtgtgtgtgtggggattaCTGTCTCCAGCATCTTGCTCAGGGGAAGGTAACGTGCTCGTCCGAACGAGCTTCTTCTGTCACATTCGCATAGAAGAGAATCAAACTGTGGcaggagcgagggagagggtGAAGGAGAAAGAGTATGaggcagacagatggacagacagagatggagaggtaggaagacagagagagagagagagagagaatgggtAGAGGGGAGGGAGTGAGGACAGACAGTGTACGAGAGAGGACGGAATGAATAAATCTGGCTTTTTCTACTCCTGGCGCTTGCATCTCGCTCTGTTCACACGTGCATGCTTCCTCTCCCTCGTCGATCTGCTTGTTCCTCTAATCTGTTCTTTGTTCTTGTTTACATATTTCCTCCCTTGTCTCAGTGTTCCTCCCCTCATACTTCCCAGTGTCCTTGCCCTCAGGTCCTCCCTGCACACGTCCtctgtcctttctctcctcacCTATGAAAATCTCTTCCTGGCTCCCTGCTTTCCCCCCAAATGTTGTCTTGTATTATAAGTCAATGACCCGCTGAACCCTCCCTTCCCTCTCCACTCACTCCTATTCCCATGCATGCCCAGGaacatatgcaaacacacatgcatacatgtgCACTTACATGCAGGAGAACCAACACAGGCACAGTTAGAGAGAAATCATAAaaggattttattttacttttttttttttttttttttttgcaatgggCAACTCTGTTAAGTCGCTTAAACACATCGACAAGAAGGTAAGGTCCATTCTAAAGGTTTTTCATGTGGCTGTGGTTTCCCTGAATCCCCTGCATGCTTGTCTCACCTTGACTGGAATAGTACTGACTGACCACAGTGTGGTGTTGTCACTACCAgactgtgtttctctgttgaCCTTTGTTCCAAGCATGTTCAAGCAGGATTAATGAAGGATATTCATTGAGAAAGCTGgattttatcatttaattacGGATGCAggacttcatttttttttaatggtcttTTTTGGATCAAAATTGTTGCACAGTTTCACCTCCTGAAAAAAACTTCTCAACTTCTCAGAGTCTGGTGCTGCACGTGTTCGCCCCGTTGACCGAAGCCAGTGAATTTGGATGATGTCTCCAAACTGACGTGATGTTATCAGTCAGTGGATATTCAGCACATATTTGTGAGATGTGACCAGTCAGTGATCGAGAAtcctttttcttaaaatcatGGCTATGACTTTATGATTGTTTTCATCTCCTGTCTTCTATTTATCTTCATATAAGCAAACCCTTGAGAAAGCACAGGACGATCAGCATCGACTGATGCCATCCTTGTAACAATGGGTTGCGTTGCTGAAGAAGTtgtgttgtttggttttttttgggagGTGGGGGATGTTATATAACTCACCACTAGCACGTGGCTTCATAGTACTTTTTCTGGCACGATATGCCCCAAGACAGCCCTGCTCCATGCATCACTTGGTCAGATTAGCCAGTGGGCATCCGTTCCTGTGGTGGGAACTGTCGGAATGCACGAACTGGCATTAGGACTGGCGTGGCAACAGATGGAGAGTAAAGGTCATTCGTAAAGTACAGAATACTTAGCGCTTTTCCGTGCttaatttacatttatgaatttttgtttttaaatctgtagCAATGGAAATTGTATGTATTACTGTAGCAACCCTCTGATGATGATGCGTGAGAGATTTGAAGCTGCAACAAAAATGGTTCCACTCTaattcactgtgacactgagtTGACTTTGCTTGCTTGTGGCTGAATATCTGACTATCGATTAGGATGCAACATTTCGGTAACTGGAGCACTGACTTgagtttttgacattttttattttccttagcCTTCAACATAAACTGCTACTCTCTCTAATTCAAATATTAGTCAGGGCGGTGGCTGAGCTTTTTGCTGGGACTGACCACGATGGAAATGAttagaaatgaaataaagtaagagagtcatggt
This Solea solea chromosome 19, fSolSol10.1, whole genome shotgun sequence DNA region includes the following protein-coding sequences:
- the LOC131446764 gene encoding calcium-binding protein 1-like isoform X2, which codes for MSSSLPKSESTTSLLKSSALNRRSAHADHGPHGPHGQRSHRYHCHPTGAGGSEDAADWTEDCEPSARRPLCQPRHADSRSSAGHQRMQKSHSHRQASLMDDGYPPEDERHGASRHHKERSKSCKSKLPPAVLHHHHSGAGQDRRISPTPSQPKSDADDTTFFFEPRKRVITGSTSTLSSDTPATCSAPVHHHHRHHHTSSRKPKRLSTPSSDSSLHPIVKSVFGQDRQLRPEEMDELREAFKEFDKDKDGFIGCKDLGNCMRTMGYMPTEMELIELSQQINMNLGGHVDFEDFVELMGPKLLAETADMIGVKELRDAFKEFDTNGDGQISTAELREAMKKLLGQQVGHRDLEDILRDIDLNGDGHVDFEEFVRMMSR
- the LOC131446764 gene encoding uncharacterized protein LOC131446764 isoform X1; amino-acid sequence: MSSSLPKSESTTSLLKSSALNRRSAHADHGPHGPHGQRSHRYHCHPTGAGGSEDAADWTEDCEPSARRPLCQPRHADSRSSAGHQRMQKSHSHRQASLMDDGYPPEDERHGASRHHKERSKSCKSKLPPAVLHHHHSGAGQDRRISPTPSQPKSDADDTTFFFEPRKRVITGSTSTLSSDTPATCSAPVHHHHRHHHTSSRKPKRLSTPSSDSSLHPIVKSVFGQDQQKKYKAVQSCEEGGSGGAYLEPLVALAQNGANMHNILGPACIFLRKGFAESRQTDRQLRPEEMDELREAFKEFDKDKDGFIGCKDLGNCMRTMGYMPTEMELIELSQQINMNLGGHVDFEDFVELMGPKLLAETADMIGVKELRDAFKEFDTNGDGQISTAELREAMKKLLGQQVGHRDLEDILRDIDLNGDGHVDFEEFVRMMSR